From the genome of Thermoanaerobacter uzonensis DSM 18761, one region includes:
- the spoIIP gene encoding stage II sporulation protein P, whose translation MYRYYSFSKIRRIMFLILLLINVFLYNWMTQPYKGEYKQVIGDSFSEEYDKLESLFVTSINYSLPIIEVAFSSQGYIGKDLTFSSLLNAKIKDPINILKFQLPILAQVDLKKVSASDIHNNVQTNPSSNDNGNSLDTNARSDKNTSQTQGEEEKPALKNIDNNKPYLLIYHTHTMEAYAATEKNKYIATYGYDRTDDLNYTVAKVGDYLAEYFKKEGISVLHDKTIHDYNYDKSYVNSFATVSKILKEYPSIKAAIDLHRDGYGAVMKPGVETIPVLSNLPNQDFRKRYVMDINGEKVAKVSFIIGSRRTPEMKEDWRKNYEFAKKISDKLNELYPGLSLGVQVKPYSEYNQHLLEKSILIELGSNYNTLEEAIATTKYLAKAISEVIKQYQDFGQ comes from the coding sequence TTGTATAGATATTATAGCTTTTCAAAGATACGAAGAATAATGTTTCTGATTTTGTTATTGATAAACGTCTTTCTTTATAATTGGATGACCCAACCTTATAAGGGTGAATATAAACAGGTAATTGGTGATTCTTTTTCAGAGGAGTATGATAAATTAGAGAGTTTATTTGTAACTTCAATAAATTATAGCCTGCCGATAATAGAAGTAGCTTTTTCTTCTCAAGGGTATATAGGAAAAGATTTAACCTTTTCTTCTTTGCTAAATGCTAAAATTAAGGACCCCATTAATATATTGAAATTTCAGCTTCCAATTTTAGCACAGGTAGATTTAAAAAAAGTAAGTGCCAGTGATATACATAACAATGTCCAAACAAATCCCTCTTCTAATGACAATGGGAATTCACTTGATACTAATGCACGAAGTGACAAAAACACGTCTCAGACACAAGGAGAAGAAGAAAAACCAGCTTTAAAAAATATAGATAATAATAAACCCTATCTTTTGATATATCATACTCATACTATGGAAGCTTATGCTGCTACAGAGAAAAACAAATACATAGCAACGTATGGCTATGATAGGACAGATGATTTAAATTATACTGTCGCAAAAGTAGGGGATTATCTTGCGGAATATTTTAAAAAAGAAGGAATTTCTGTATTGCACGATAAAACTATCCATGATTACAACTATGACAAATCCTATGTAAACTCTTTTGCAACGGTCAGTAAAATTTTAAAAGAGTATCCTTCTATTAAAGCAGCGATTGACTTGCATAGAGATGGCTATGGTGCTGTTATGAAACCAGGGGTAGAAACTATTCCTGTTTTGAGCAATTTGCCAAACCAAGATTTTAGAAAAAGATATGTGATGGATATAAATGGAGAAAAAGTAGCAAAAGTTTCTTTCATAATAGGCTCTAGAAGGACACCAGAAATGAAAGAAGATTGGAGAAAAAATTACGAATTTGCTAAGAAAATAAGTGATAAATTAAATGAGCTATATCCTGGCTTATCTTTAGGAGTACAGGTAAAGCCCTACAGTGAATATAATCAGCATCTTCTTGAAAAATCGATACTGATAGAATTAGGAAGTAACTATAATACTTTAGAGGAGGCGATTGCAACTACAAAATATCTAGCTAAAGCCATTAGTGAAGTAATAAAGCAATATCAAGATTTTGGGCAGTGA